GGAGACATTTCCTGTTTAGTATCTTGTCTATGATTAAACCAGGCTATTCCAGGTTTTAGGCAAAAGGTAGacaccaccctgaactggtcggcagtcagtcacaTGGCACATATGGTAGACAATTATatctagcagtgtctccagatgagtactgttcaattgaggtattgtgctaCTGTCTAAAAcgaataactggatgagccaaacttTTTCAAATTATGCCACAActaaactgagataattgtttttttttttttttttaaacaaagaataAACGATTGCTTCGGGGGACTCTCAGGAAGAGGAGACGCAGTTGAACCTTCTTAATGCCTGGTGTGATGCTGTCTGTCCAggagaggtcctcagaaatCTGGTCTCCCTGAAACCTGAAtgggcagacttttttttttttttttatggaagaaGCATTTAGCTTTAttgctgcacacaaatagaataagTCGCCAATAGAAGTGACGAGTGACCAGTTCCAagtctgaatgtttttaaaccagattaaaaactcttctttttgctcatgctttttagaggaTTTGTACTTTTAAATGATACATCATTCACTGTACGATATATTCATTGTGCTTTTCATTTCCCCTTAGttctaaatgtatattttttttgtttgtttttttagtttttagtcatgtaaagtacattgaattaccttgtgtatgaaatgtgcaatgTAAAtacttttgctttgctttaactTTGTTGGCCGTGCacagatgagaaaaatgaagatgATCTGGTTCCACTTTATGACACCAGCTTTCATGACGGTGGTCCCAGATCAGCAttgattttacattatttcacTTTTGAGTGTTATACACCAACTGTTTTCTGTctatttttctacttttaccTGTTGGGTTGCATGTTTGTTTGAATGACATGTTGTTTGAATAAAGGGCGAAGCGTTTTCTTCAAAATACAACTCTGAACAAAAGTCacccaaccagtcagagatgcaAAAACCTTTTGACTGCTGGGTGTTTTGTGTTTGGAGAGATGGAAAATGATTGGCTCGTCTTTTGCAGGTGACAGGAAATCCTGCAAGATTGTTTCTACATAATTATCTGATAGGTGGAGTTACTTCAAAACTTCCACACTCTCATTTACAAAGCTGAGTGTGAATACTCTCTTTAATAGCACAGGTAAGTTTATCAGCAATAACACATTATCGTCATTCaaacaatttgatttttttccagattattTTTATCGTCTTGCCCTGAAAAGATGTTTTTCTTCAAGAAATTCTACCAGAATATCATTCATGACAGAAACCCTGACAATGACACAATTAAAGTGAGTATCACTTGCTGTCCTGTAGACATGCTGAGTTCAACGAATGATTTGCATTTGGGCGGAACAAACCTCTAAGTGCCTTGTGCCCGTTCTTTAGGTTAAAGGAAAAGAGACACCTGtattttatggaacagtggCCCCGTATCCTAACTTCAATGCAAGTAAAGATGCTGCAATTCTACAGAGTGCCATTCAAAGTAAAGGTATGTGGAACTTTCCTAATTGTCACATTgagttattttcaaaaatactgAATCTCGCGGCATAATGCAATTAATTAGAATTTTACTCTGAAGCTATTGCTCTGTTTTGgctttaaaaatcacaaaacattCTGGACCCTTCAAAGGAGTCTCAAGTTTGTGTTCCTTATATTTGCAGCCTTTTTACTGGCCAGCAGAGAGTGTCTTCGTTAGTTCTTGAAAGAGTCTGAAAACAAAATCTTACATTTCAGTCTGTGCTCAGTAATAAGTGGAAAGAAACCTAATAAAATAAGCTAATAATAAGAGTTTCTCATTCCATGCCTTCTAGTGTTCCTGCACATTTAGTAGGATTTGATACAAAAAGTAAGACCCTgcaatcaataaaaataaatatatttataaataatcATGTATTCTGGATTTTATGAACAAATCAAAGTCCTAATATTGACctgcaaaatagaaataaatgcagttttttttttaattcaaatgaaatcaatTCATTGCAGTTAGCTTGCTCTTGCAGTGTCAATGTCGGAGTTTGTGCAAATgcagagtaaagaaaaaaaagacatttattagAAAGTGATATCGCTAGCCTAATAAAATTGCTAGTAATTGTTAAGCTATTGTtacattattaatttaaaacattCCAATATGCTTGGTGGAACGGTGAGTGATTAGTTTGCGTATCcgcttcacagttctgtggacaggagttcaaatcctggccccacctgtgtggattttgcatgctatgcccgtgcctgcgtgggagaGTATAAAATGTTGGTCGAATGTCATTGCGTGTGCAAAcggttatttgcttttttttatgtgccttgcggttggctgtcaaccagttgtTCAGAGTATCTCAcgcctgaagacagctgggataggctccagcactcccctgacctttgtgaggataagtggctcatgtaatggatggatgaaccagTATGCTTGctaaaaatgttgcatgttatcaTTGTCTCTAAATTCTCCAATATTGAGATGATTGTAATCTTTAAAATTTGGATAGATGCTACTCGActcttcttgtttgttgaatttttttcttctccttttctgaAAACCTTTAAAAGTGACTAACCGAACTATCGAATTGACTTGACATTGCCCGTCTAACTTTGATAACAGAAAAGTCAAATTTATCTTGCAGGAGTGGATGAGGATGTGATCATTTCACTCTTGGTCAAAAGGAACAATGAGCAGAGACAGAAGATCAAAGTTGTTTATGAGGCTTCCACTGGCCAGGTAGCGCTACAGGGCTGAGAATCGAGCCCTCACAAACTGCGTAAAATTTAGCTATGTGAACCACAGACCACTGACACTCATGTCAATTTTTGTTTATCTGACTGATCCTTTTTACATAGCGTTTTTCCAAATTTGGGTCATGGGTTAGCCTGAGCCTATCTCAGATGTTCCTGGGTCTCGGTAGGATGCGGGATACACATCGCACTAGTCCCCATTGGATCGCAGGGTACTGTGTGAAACTTACCTGTTTATATGCACCCTGGGTGgcgggctggcaaccagtttagggtgtaacccgcttcttgcccaatgatagctgggaaaggctctggCACACCCATAGCCCAAgtgtggataagcggttcagaaaatggagggatggatgttaTGTGTATTGGCTTTACTTTCCATAAAATCTGCTCTTCTTTTCTCCATTGATTGCAGTCACTGACTCGAGCGCTGAAGTCTGCGCTCAGGTCAGATTTAGAGGACATCTCTTTGGCCTTATTGATGCCACCAGCTCACTTTGATGCCTACTTGATCAGAGATGCAACAAAGGTTGATACAAATTTTTTAgtcagaaaaaatatatatatttaaattttctgaaaaataaaaatctgaccAACTTTatgactgaaatgtttttatttaatttgtgaaTATGCAGTCATaataaatgaaagtatttttacttttaaacaCTGTACTGTTGCTTAGACGAACGAAAGAATGTTAATTTACAACAAGTGTCAATCTTTTCCTGCAATGTATATATCAATACATTTTAACTTTATTGCAACAGAGACTGGGCACAGATGAAGAAGTCCTTGTAGAGGTTCTGGCAACCAGATCAAATAAAGACATCCGAGAGCTGAAGAGAGTCTATAAGgaaggtttgattttttttttttcactgtaggaAATATCTTAAATATCTTATCCTACAGTCGTGAGAGAAATGAGGAGAAAAACTTCTAATGTACATAAAGCAAGTGATGACCGAAAGCCCATAAGAAGACTGTTGGTAGTAGTTTCTAAAGGAGAATCTGAAAGGCTATTCCAAAGCTGAGGATCAGCTGAAGGAAAAGCTTTTCAACTCGAATAGATTCAATGAGTATAATGAGTATAAAGTTTTTGTACCCTTAAATCTTGATCTAAACATACAGAGAAATGAGAAAATTGGTCCTTTCTACTCATTTTTCTGACCAAGTCAAACAATAAATATGGGAGTGGactcatacagtatattatttttgAGCCTGTCTTTGTGGAGTCTAGTCAGTATTTCATTCCTTTTCTCCCCCAGAGTACGGGGATGACCTGGAGGATGTTATCAAGGATGAAACAAAGGGTGACTTCACCACAGCCCTTCTGGCTATGTTGAAGGCAAACAAAGATGAGAGCACAGACGTTGACATGACTCTGGCCCAAACGGATGCTGAGGTCAAACTGGATAAATGTCCTCTTTATTCTTTGCATGAATTCCAAGTTGATTATTCATCCTGCATTGTGCACCTGCAGACTCTGTTCGAAGCTGGCGAGAATACAAAAGGAGTCGACGTCTCCGCGTTCATAGACATCCTGACTGCACGCAGCGGACCTCAACTGTCCAAAAGTAAGTGTGTGACTGAAAAGTACTGCGTGTGAAAGATGCAGCTGCTATGCTTGACTCACCAGAATAGAGATTCTTAAGTGAACAAACAGGCAGAACCACACCCGTGTTGTGTAACAAGTGGAACACGCCTCGCAAAGGAAAGAACAATGCCAATATCAAGTTACTGAGAAGTTAACTCATAACTGTGTGGCACAAACTATATTTCGTATTTGACTGTGTCCCCACTTTGCCCACTAGCATTCCAGAGGTACGCCTGTGTCAGCGACATGACCCTACCTAAAGCTCTAAACATGGAGCTGAGCGGAGACATTGAAAATTGTCTCATTGACATCGGTGAGCATGCACTCAATGTCACTTGCCATTAAAATACACATGGACACGCACACATTTCAATTAAGGGCTGTagaagtaatttttttctttttaagtgttTACTAGGTTTAgtatgggcagcacggtggggcagctgttaAATGTTGGcgtcagagttctgaggtccagggttcgatcccggccctgccagtgtggagtttgcatgttcttcctgtgcctacgtgggttttctccgggcactctggggtcctcccacatcccaaaaacatgcaacattaattggacactctaaattcccccgaggtgtgattgtgagtgtggctgtttgtctcaatgtgccctgcgattggctggcaaccagttgagggtgtaacctgcctcctccccgttgacagttgggataggctccagcactccccacgagccttgtgaggataagcggtgaagaaaatggatggatggtaatagGTCACTTCCTGTTGGGCTTATGATTTAAGTTGTAATTACTTTATTGTTCATTTGTCACCTTTCTTTGGCCCACTTTAGGTGAAAACTACCGTGAATGGTGCTTTGATTAACTTAAAAGCAAGCCAAAGGTGACGATCACGCCCCTTTATATATTATGGccaaatataaatgtttttgaGTTGTTCCAATGTCAGTGTGTCAAAACAGTGTGGTGTTATGGGTGAGACAGCATAACAACTACATTACCCGGCATGCTCAGTAGCTGgatgaggagaggcggaagtaAACCCAAGAGCGGTTTATTGATGTTTGAGGTACAACGCGGACTTAAAgattgaatgctttgaaatacgcCTCGTATATTTGGTCTACAATATAACAAGACAACACATGGTGTCAAAAGTGGTCGTGAGCAGCTTCGGATGGAATATTTGCCCTGGGGGAAACAAGAAAAGGAGAAACCGAAAAAGACGAATCTCCGGTAGAGTGAGTGAGACAAATTGatccctccgtacagggcacttaaccacgcctcctgaagtgacgtcacgccacgtgcgctgacgtaagacaaacagtaaaaatggcaaatacaatacaatacattctgaactgagacagactccatgcttctgatttcattcaaatcaacgatatattatagattctaaatacaatacattcttaactgagagagacgccatgcttctgatttcattcaatcattcccacgtagcaatgttatgctagcggagaacgtctcattcatttatacgagacgtgtattaaaaatcaaatttagggcatatcttcgtgcaaacacagtctggttaagcttcggccgcgagccagcaagaaagcgacacgtttgtgcagtccgatcatcgctaaatatcgctcaacaaagaataagtgtgtcaatcgttcacacgcagcagtgttatgctagcgaagaacttcaaattcatttatacgagacatgtattgaaaattaaatatagggcatacctttgtgcaaccatatgtgttccggttgatattagatggatttagttgatgatgcggtcttccacaaagtttgatccatctaaggcatttttcgtactgggtcttcggttttggaaagggtacgaatcgaactccaccaactagcctttgaggatacctgtcgtcactattacaaaatccgtgactacacctcttaaccatattttttgttaaataacccaaatacgcgataaaacgcgaactaaacctatactggaccatgcaatgttgtctgagaaaatggcgggagcaaaaacgggctttggtttatgcagatctctggcctctgattggtcagtgatgcggattgcgcaatatccacggaggggtcaattagcaaAGGAACACGTAAAAGATTTCGCTGCGGTGTGTGACGGCTACAAGCGGCGGAAAACTGAAGCAGAGGACGGCGACAGATTGGACACGCAGAAAAGGATCCCGTGCCCGAATTGGAAAttaaccaacaacaaaaagctgtaGAGTTCCAGTAATTTACCTCACGTACGATCATGGATAACCTAAGTCCACCTTGTGCCATACAGCTGACAGATAATCTTGCAGATAACTGGAATCGTTTAAAGCAAAGATTTAATATGTACTTGGCAGTAACTGGAGCAGGAGGAGATGATGAGAAACTGAAAGCgcacattcttttatttgtcatAGGGGAAGATGTCTTGGACATACAATAGTTTTCAAGTTCATGACACTAATTTAACTCTGGCACAGGTAATGGCAAAGTTTGAGGAATACTTTGtaccaaaacaaaatgtgacctTGGAGAGGTACAGGTTTTTCACACACAACCAAAAGCAAGGAGTACCTTTTGACCAGTACTTGGCAGAGGTTCACACACTGAGCAAAACATGCGAATTTGACACACTATTGTTTTTGGCACAATGGACACTCCACTGAGAGAAAGACTACTGAGAGAAACTGGACTTGGATAAGTGTGTCAGTATGTGTAGAGATGCAGAAAACAATAAGCAGAGCCCCTGATGACTCATCCAGTACCCCAGTGACCCGACTACAAAGTTGGAAGAGATTTGTTCGACTGGGAGGAAAAGCGTTACTTAGTCATCACCGACTACTTTTCAAACTTTCTGGAAGTTGGAATACTGCAGTTGACATCGAGCAAAGCAGTTATCAGCTACCTAAAGACTGTTTTTACCAGACACAGAGTCTCGTGTGAACTGTTTTCAGACAATGGACCTCAGTTTTCGAGCTGTGAGTTTGCTGCTTTTGCCAATGAATGGGGATTTAAACAAACCACGTTGAGTCCAGCATATTGCAAATTTCACGGTTTGGCAGAAAGTTCTCTGAATACTGTAAAAATACtgttaaaaatgtcacagaCCAATAATGGCTTCCAGAAGAGTCTACTGATCTACCAGAATGTTATGGGTTAGAAAACTACATTACCCGACATGCTCAGTAGCTGGatggaggacaggcagaggtaaCCCGGGAGCAGTTTGTTGGTACGTGTTCTACAACGTGGATGTAAAGattgaatgcttttaaataCACCTTGTCCATTTGTTATACAGTGTatggtttctttcggcgtcgccacagcgtgtcatctcagatgaatgcacatatatgtttggcacaatttttaagacggatgcccttcctgatgcaacccttctcagggagtggaggccccagtgggatatgaacccacaacccctggtttaccaaaccagtgctctaaccactgagctccaGGGCCTCATTTGTTATATAGTgtaacaagacaaaacaaacaggACACGCTTTAAGTTGATCAAAGCGCTCATCAGAGTACATTTGACCCGCGCACATGAAAATTCAGATGTGTAGCAACCCGAGATGAACTATAAAGTAATAACAACCCATTTTCTAAACCCACCAGGAAGTGACCTATTACCTTTTCAATGTACGGTTGTGGTCATGGTCATACTTTAGCGCTTGTCCTATTACAGTGGTGTCCAACCTCAGGTTCAAGGAACATAGTTCATTCTCCACAGAAGTCAGACATGGTTAATCTATGTCAGATTTTCAAATGGATGCAGTCTAAAACtacaatattttgtttcttttccgtCAAGTGAAATGTGCATGGAGCACACCGGCATTCTTTGCTGAGAAGCTCCATCGAGCTATGGAGGTAGGAATGAACACTGCAGTTTTCTGATTCTTCATACATTCTTAAATGTCACATGTTGTAagtagattgttttttttttttgggatgactAATGTAATCTCACAGCGCCACGGCACATGTGAAGATACTCTGATCAGGGTGATGGTGAGCCGCTCTGAGGTTGACCTGAAGAAGATCTTGGAAGAATATAGAGCCATGTATGACTCCACGCTACAGGAGGACATACTGGTAATATAGAAATTTGCAAGCTAACCTGCTAAACTGAAAGTTAACTGTcataatatttgtgttttaaaacatttctttaacTGGGTTTCACAGAAAGACACAAAGCATCATTTTGAGAGCatccttcttggactgtgtggACCGCACTGAGAAACCACTTCACTGGGATTTTAGTCAGAGGTCTAACGTCTTCATATTAGTGGACATGACATCatcattatattttatttggttGATGCATGAATAAAGTCAGTAACCAGTAATAATGGCAGAAATGCTATGCTATCTGTTTGCTAAGATAAAAAGTGAAAAGATTTAAGACTGTTTCAAAGAAGCTTTCAAGTCAATTCCTCATGAAAATGTTCAGACTTTTTGATTCCTTTGTTTGAATCAATACATTCTCAACATAAACTTTTCTTCTatatgtacatgtgtgtgtatatatacacacacacacctatgtgTGCAAACAAATTACCAAATTACAAGTAACAGGATGGATATGTGTGGACAGGGTATTGAATTAATTAGAAAACATTGGAGGATTTTTGTAGTTAATCTCATTGTCTGTAAATTataataaatcaaatttttcccctcaaacaaaacacaactcaCAATTAAAATCGGCCATTTTTGCTCAACTAGTGGTACCTCTTTCAGTTGCAATAGATGAGTGAGTGTTCATTTTCGGAAATTAGATGACTCCAAGATCAAGAGCGGAAGCATACCAATGAAATGAGATGAGAAACATCTGTCACTGACCATATTCGAGAACAGCATgcctagttaaaaaaaaaaaaaaaaaagtgatcttcTTGAggacttcatttattttcaatggtTGTGAGTTATTTAGTTAATTAATTGATTTCTACAATTTCGATTCATTTTGTATCTTTTGAGAAggtgaggtggaaaaaaaacccaactgaaATATATTATAAAATGTGACTTGGGGTTTAACTTAGTCCCTTCTTGGCCCGGTTGCCATTGTCAAAGAGGTGTTTTGTCTCAAATGGTCTTTTACCTGGTTaaagattaaataaataaaataaatccggCTGCACAAAGGTGCACCTTCAAACATGTTAAATGAGAGTCCACACACACTTGCCACCATTGTAGTTTTTAAGTGCCAAATAATCAACAAAACATGCAGAGGGCTTTCTATGATAATTTGCTTTATTAACTagaattgatgaatgaagaagcTGTTTGTTGACCGAGCAAGCGTGAGGGATAACACCACAGCAAAAATGCATGTGTAACAGTTATTTATGatcataaaataaacataatatTGCCAGAATGTAGTGTTTTAACACAAGCATTTGCAATTTACCGCAATATAGTGTTCGTGCACCGACATGTGATTTTCTTGGGTCGTTTGATTGGTGAATTTCACGGAAACATCACTGTGTTTACGTTCGATTGGAAAAAAGTCGGAAAAAAGATTGCGCACATAAATAAAAGTGTGAGTGACAGGTCGACATAAATATTAAAAGTATAAAAAGTAAGATTCAGTAAACCCACTGCATTATCTCCATGCAGCGAAACGTATATCCAAGTACGTTTAAACaaatatgtaatatgtatgtataatatgattATATCTTGCGCAAAGACGCAATTGCGTAGGGGGGGATCCAGCGCACAAGATGCGCAGCAATGACTTTCCTCAATCTTAACATGACGTGGATTCTCTGTCGTGTCAGGAAGTGTGTGTAGCACAATTTAGGTCAGTGTATAAAgggttttatttattctttaacCATTGTTTTGGAACGAATCCCATCTATCTCCTTTAAGCTATTgtagtacatacatacactttTGAAAAGTGGGTGTACAACTCGTGTTATTGCGATTTCAACTGGCTAGCTAGCTCATAGCTAATTCCCGAAAAAGCTGCTCTATGGTTCGTTTTCCAACTAGGGTGGAAGTCCTGAAAAGGGCAATTATGATCGTATTTTGAATCGCAGCAAAGAGGAAACTGTCGCGAAGCGTCATTGCTAAATGAGTCACAAGTTAAATTCACTTCTTAGATAGCAGTAATGCCTTAAGGGTACTCGGGACGTAAAGCCACCTGGCTCAAAATGGACGAGAAATACAGCAACAATGTCCTTTCTGGAGGGCAACTCGGGATGGTTGAGGTGCCGAACTCAAGGTAAAATATGTGTTCATTGTAATCaatattattttccttttctttctgtaactttttttgttttcccacttAACATGAATATGCTGTTCTTATCATTTGCAGGTTAACCAGGTACATTGTGTTACTGGTTATCTCAAAGATCTTGAAGGCCTTGGGGATATTTGAGTCATACGACATCCTAAAGGTGGTTCATATAGTTCAGTTCATCTTCATATTAAAGTTAGGGTGAGTATTCCAAAGTCGATTAGAAGTTggtgcattatttatttttaatgatatttcctCCCTTCTAATCACTGAAAAGACAGTTACAACAATCAACCCAAATGTGAACAAGTGCCCCTCCTTTACGACTAAAGTCAGACAATGCTCAAATGTTGGATCTATGAAAGATTATCCTCATCGATTATCCTTGCAGTATGTTATGTCAGTTGACAACACCCCAAAACCCACCTGAAGAGTTGGGCCCAACAGTTAGGACCAAGAATAATCAAAGTTATGATCACAAACATTTGTGAGTGTGGTCAATCCCAAGAGTGGCTGATCCATAGTTTTCAGGTGAAACAACACAATAACTAATTCTGAAGTGACCTTAAGCTTGCACTGTTTGTACTTAACATATTGGTACTCAAATAGAGGGACAACTTGTAGTAAGGAATGTTAAAATTTCTCACAAGTCATACACCATCATAAAGATGACAAGATGTAACACAATAGACAATTGATTTGGAGGGGACCAATGAAAAAAATCGGTGTGGGGCAGTTTG
This DNA window, taken from Syngnathoides biaculeatus isolate LvHL_M chromosome 17, ASM1980259v1, whole genome shotgun sequence, encodes the following:
- the LOC133490802 gene encoding annexin A1-like; this translates as MFFFKKFYQNIIHDRNPDNDTIKVKGKETPVFYGTVAPYPNFNASKDAAILQSAIQSKGVDEDVIISLLVKRNNEQRQKIKVVYEASTGQSLTRALKSALRSDLEDISLALLMPPAHFDAYLIRDATKRLGTDEEVLVEVLATRSNKDIRELKRVYKEEYGDDLEDVIKDETKGDFTTALLAMLKANKDESTDVDMTLAQTDAETLFEAGENTKGVDVSAFIDILTARSGPQLSKTFQRYACVSDMTLPKALNMELSGDIENCLIDIVKCAWSTPAFFAEKLHRAMERHGTCEDTLIRVMVSRSEVDLKKILEEYRAMYDSTLQEDILKDTKHHFESILLGLCGPH